Proteins co-encoded in one Oncorhynchus masou masou isolate Uvic2021 chromosome 22, UVic_Omas_1.1, whole genome shotgun sequence genomic window:
- the dusp6 gene encoding dual specificity protein phosphatase 6 yields the protein MLDKLKPVQFESVMAISKTVEWLQEHLKTRKDCLLVMDCRAQELYESSHVETAINVAIPSLMLRRLKKGNLSIKSLLSNGEDRERFARRCKTDTIVLYDEYSREWNENVNGGSVLGLLLKRMKDEGYKAFYLEGGFSKFQAEFPAQCETNLVGSFNSSSPTAQVLGLGGLRISSDSSDIESDIDRDPSSATDSDGSPLSNPQPSFPVEILPHLYLGCAKDSTNLDILEEFGIKYILNVTPNLPNMFENAGEFKYKQIPISDHWSQNLSQFFPEAIGFIDEARGQKCGVLVHCLAGISRSVTVTVAYLMQKLNLSMNDAYDIVKMKKSNISPNFNFMGQLLDFERTLGLKSPCDNRVVTPTQPLYFTTPTNHNVFQLDPLEST from the exons ATGCTTGACAAGCTCAAGCCCGTTCAGTTCGAATCGGTAATGGCTATCAGCAAGACCGTGGAGTGGCTGCAGGAGCATCTCAAGACGCGCAAAGACTGCCTGTTGGTAATGGACTGCAGAGCGCAGGAGCTATACGAGTCCTCGCACGTCGAAACGGCGATTAACGTGGCCATCCCGAGCCTGATGCTCCGGCGGCTGAAGAAGGGCAATCTTTCCATCAAGTCCCTGCTCTCAAACGGCGAGGACCGGGAGAGATTTGCGCGGAGGTGCAAGACGGATACCATTGTGCTATATGACGAATACAGCAGGGAATGGAACGAAAATGTCAACGGGGGCTCGGTGCTGGGCTTGCTCCTGAAGAGGATGAAAGACGAGGGCTACAAGGCTTTTTACCTTGAGG GTGGTTTCAGCAAATTCCAAGCCGAGTTCCCTGCCCAGTGCGAGACCAATCTGGTCGGCTCTTTCAACAGCAGTTCTCCTACGGCCCAGGTGCTCGGCCTCGGGGGGCTGCGGATAAGCTCAGACTCCTCGGATATCGAGTCCGACATCGACCGAGACCCGAGCAGCGCCACAGACTCAGACGGCAGTCCCCTCTCCAATCCCCAGCCCTCCTTCCCAGTGGAGATCCTCCCGCACCTCTACCTGGGCTGCGCCAAGGATTCCACCAACCTGGATATTCTGGAAGAGTTTGGCATCAAGTACATTCTGAACGTGACTCCCAACCTGCCCAACATGTTCGAGAACGCAGGGGAATTCAAGTACAAGCAGATCCCCATCTCAGATCACTGGAGCCAGAATCTGTCACAGTTCTTCCCAGAGGCCATTGGCTTCATAG ATGAGGCTCGCGGTCAAAAATGTGGCGTCCTGGTCCACTGTCTGGCCGGCATCAGCCGCTCCGTGACGGTAACCGTAGCCTACCTCATGCAGAAGCTCAACCTGTCCATGAACGACGCCTACGACATCGTCAAGATGAAGAAGTCCAACATCTCGCCCAACTTCAACTTCATGGGCCAACTCCTGGACTTTGAGCGCACCCTGGGCCTGAAGAGCCCCTGTGATAACCGGGTGGTGACCCCCACACAACCTCTGTACTTCACCACCCCCACCAACCACAACGTCTTCCAGCTGGACCCTCTGGAGTCCACGTGA